One Myxococcota bacterium genomic window, CGTGCGGAGCGCCCCGCAGCTCGGCGATGACGAGGGTCCCCCTCAGGCCGGCCGCTTGCGACGGATCCTGCGCGCCTCGGGTGTGCGGGGGCTGGTTGTGATCGACACGAAGAGCGACCTGGACGGCTGGACCCAGCACGCGTTGGCCGCCGCCGACCTGACCGTGGTGCCCGTGAAGGACCAAGCGTCCCTGCGCGGCGCGGTTCGGGTGTTCGAAACACTCGAAGGCTGGGGCCGACCCCGCACACGCGCGCGTGTCGTGATCTCTCTCGTCGACGGACGCATCCAGTTCCCGAACGGCGGGGAGGCCTCGATGCAACACGTCCTGCGCTCGGGGCTCGCGCGGGCGGGGCTCCCCGTGTTCGACAGCTTCGTGTCGCGCTCGCCGAAGGTCGAGGCGCTCGCGACCAACCCCGACGGCGCCACGACCTCGATCCTCGAAGGCGCCGCGGGCTCGGTGGTCGATGGTCAGCTCCGCGCGCTCGCCCGAGAGCTGCGCCAGCGACTCGACGCCCTCGATCCCGAGCCGGTCCCGACGCCCGAGGTCCGACCTCCCGGCGCCGGCGCACCGCGCCGACCGAGCGGCTGGCGCAGTACGACTCCCTGAACGCCCGAGCTGTCTTCCGGTCGCGATGAGAAGCCCCCTGCGGCGTGGCTGCCGCGGGGTGCGTGTGCTTCCCTTGGCGCCCCATGCTGGACCCCCGAAGCCTCGCCGAACGGCGCGACGAGATCCTCGAGAGTTGTCGTCGCCGCGGTGTCGATGCCGACATCGATGCGGCCGTCGCCGCACAGGCGCAGGTCGTGTCGCTCCAGACCGAGCTGAACGACGCCAACCGGCAGCGCAACGAGCACCAGGCGGCCGGGAAGAAGAAACTCTCTCCCGAGGAGCGCGAAACCCATACCCAGGAGGGGCGGCGCCTGAAGGAGAGCGTGGCGGCGATCGAGGTGCGGCTCACCGAAGCGGGCGCGACCCGCGACGAAGCACTGCGCGGCCTGCCGAACTTCGTCCACCCCGATTCTCCGGTGGGCGGAGAAGAAGACTTCACCACGCTGCGGACGGTGGGCCAGCCCACACGCTTCGACTTCGAGGCGCGCGATCACCTCGCGCTGGGCCAGGCGCTCGACCTCTTCGACTTCGAGTCGGGGGCGAAGGTCACCGGGCAGAAGTTCTACTTCTTGAAGAACGAGGCCGTACTCCTCGAGCTCGCCCTGCAACGGCTGGCGCTCGAGGTCGCCATGCGCGCCGGCTTCCGCATCTTCACGACGCCCGACCTCGCCAGGCGCCGCATCGTCGATGCCATGGCGTTCAGCCCGCGCGGCCCCGAGACCCAGATCTATTCGGTCGAGGGCACGGATCTCGACCTGATCGGAACCGCCGAGATCACCCTGGGCGGGCTCTACGAAGACACGGTCCTCGACGAGGACGAGCTCCCGTTGAAGCTGGCCGGCATCTCTCACTGCTACCGCACCGAGGCGGGCTCGGCGGGGCGCGAGAGCAAGGGCCTCTACCGCGTTCACCAGTTCACGAAGGTCGAGATGTTCGCCTTCACCCGGCCGGAAGACTCGCCGGCGATGCACGACGAGCTGCTCGCGATCGAAGAGGAGGTCTTCCAGGCCCTCGAGGTCCCCTACCGGGTCATCGACATCGCCACCGGCGACCTCGGCGCACCGGCGTACCGAAAGTTCGACATCGAAGCCTGGCTCCCCGGCCGCGGCGAAGGCGGCGACTACGGCGAGGTCACGAGCACCTCGAACTGCACCGACTTCCAGGCGCGACGCCTGAAGACCCGCTTCCGCCGCAAGGACACGAAGAAGAACGAGCTCGTCCACACGCTGAACGGAACGGCGGTGGCGATCTCGCGAGCACTGATCGCCGTCCTCGAGAACCACCAACAGGGCGACGGATCGGTCGTCGTTCCGAAGGCGCTGCGCCCGCACACGGGCTTCGACCGCATTGGGCCCCGCTGAACGTCGACTGATCCTCGGCACCGCCGGTCACATCGACCACGGCAAGACGGCGCTCTGCCGCGCGCTGACCGGTGTCGAGACCGATCGACTCCCGGAAGAGAAGAAGCGCGGCATCACCATCGAGCTGGGCTTCGCGCCCCTCGACCTGCCCGACGGCACCCGTCTGGGCGTCGTCGACGTGCCCGGACACGAAGCGCTGGTGCGCACGATGGTGGCCGGGGCCGCCGGCATCGACCTCTTGTTGCTCGTGGTCGCCGCGGACGAAGGGGTGATGCCCCAGACGCGAGAACACCTCGCGATCTGCTCCCTGCTCGGCATCCGCGAGGGCGTGGTCGCGCTGACGAAGATCGACCTCGTCGACGAGGAGATGTTGGAACTCGCGAGCGAGGAGGTGCGCGATCTGCTCGCGCCCACCCTGCTGCGTGATGCGCCGCTGCTCGGCGTCTCTTCGGAGACGGGAGCGGGTCTCGACGCACTGCGCGAGGCACTCTCGGCGGCGGCGCAGGCCGCCGACGCGCGCACGCCCCGGCAGGGCCCCCCGCGGCTGCCGATCGATCGCAGCTTCGAGATGCGCGGCTTCGGGCCGGTCGTCACGGGAACGCTTCTCGGCAGTGCGTTCGCCGTCGGCGATTCGGTCGCTCTGCTGCCTGGCGAGGAACGCGCGCGCATTCGCGGCCTGCAGAGCCACGGTGAGAGCGTCGAGCGGGTCGAGCCGGGAGCGCGCTGCGCGGTGAATCTACAAGGCGTGGCGCTCGAGGACCTTTCGCGCGGCCAGGTGGTGAGCCCGGTCGGCGCGCTGCCCACCACCACGACCCTCGACGTGCGTCTGCACTGGCTTCCGGAAGCCCCCGACCTCGAGGAGCCCACCTCGATCGCGTTCCTCTCGGGTACCACCGAGCGACTCGGCCGCGTGGCTCCGATCGGCGCAGCACGTCTCGACGCCGGCGGCAGCGGCTTTGCGCGGATCCACCTGGAGGGCGAACCCGTCGCGGTGCTCCCCGGCGATCACTTCGTGTTGCGCGGCTTCGCGCGGACGGCGGTGGGAGCGACCCTCGGCGGGGGCACGCTCTTGGACATCGCACCGCCGCACCGGCGTCGCAGCGATCCGGCCCTCGTTTCGGATCTCGAGATCCTCGAACGGCGGGAGCCTTCCTCCAAGGTCTCGGTGCGGGTGCAGCGCAGCGGTTTGGCCGGTGTGGAGCGCGAAACACTCGCGCGCGAGACAGGGCAGCTCGCGCGGACGCTCGACGCGATTCTGGCGGAAGGCGAGCGCGACGGCTGGGTCCGTGTGGCGCGGGAGCGCTGCATCTCGGGCGACGCCCTGGACGAACTCGAGAGCCGGCTCCGCTCCGCCCTCGACGACTACCACCGGGCCGAGCCCCTGCGCCCGGGCATGCCCGCCGGTGCGCTGCGCGGCGTGCTCCCCGACAACGTCCACCCGGCCAGCGTCGAGTGTGCGCTCGAGCGGCTCGCGGCCTCGGGCGAGGTGGTGCGCGAGAGCGACCACGTCCGGCTCGCGAGCCACCGGCCCTCGCTCGATGCCGAGAGCGAGAAGCACTGCGCGACGCTCGTCGAGCGGCTCGGCACGGCGGGGCTCGAAGCCCCTTCCCTGCGCGACCTCGGCGAAGCGACGGGTCTCGACGAAGGGCCGCTGCGCGACCTGCTCGCTCACCTCGCCCGCGAAGGACGGATCGTGCCTGCACCGGGTGATCTGTGGTTCGACGCCGCTGCCGTCGAGTCTCTGCGCGACCGCGTGCGCGCCCACTTCGAATCGAACGACGCTCTCGACACCAAAGCGTTCAAGGCCCTGATCGGCACTACCCGACGCACCGCCGTGCCGCTGATGGAACTCCTCGACGCCGAGCGCTTCACCGTGCGGCGCGGCGACGTGCGACTGCTACGCGACGCCGCTCAGCCGCGGCAGTCGTAGGTCATCCCGATCCGGTCCCAGTACATCTCGCCCCAGAGGAGCTTGATCCAGGTCCAGGGGTTCAGCATCGCGAGCCACGAGTACGTGTTGTTCCACGCCCAGTAGTTGATGAGCACGGGCCCCTTCAGGTGCATGCGATGCACCGTGCCCCAGCCGCGGCTGTCGTTCGAGTTGTCGCGGTTGTCGCCCAGCACGAAGTAGCGGTCTTCGGGGATCGTCAACGGAGCCTGGGTGAGCCCGGGTCGGCGCGGGTGGTCGAGAATCTCGTGGACGCAGCCGTCGAGGTCCTCGGTCAGCAGTCGATGGGCCTCGCCGCGATCGTCGCTGAAGGTCTTCGGCTGAAGCACCTGCTCGGCCGGGCTTCCATTCAAGAAGAGCTTCCCGGACCGGTATTCGACCGTGTCTCCGGGCAGCCCGACGATCCGCTTGACGAAGCCCTCGGCGCTGAAATCGGGGCACTCGTCGAGGGGGCAGATCCGACCGCGCTCCTTCTCGCCGCCGCGGCCGAGGTGGAACACGACGATCTCACCGCGTTCGGGCTCGCGCACCGCCGGGAGCGGGATGTCGAGGATCGGGATGCGCGCGCCGTAGGCGAACTTCGACACGAAGACGTGATCGCCGATGTACATGGTCGGCAGCATCGAGCCCGACGGCACGTAGTAGGACTCGATGATGACCGCGCGAATACCGAGTGCGATCAGGATCGCGAAGAAGATCGGACCGACCTGCTCCCAGAACTTCGCGAGCGGCGAGAGTTCTTCGCCGTCGAGTTCGGTCGCGGCGGCGTCGTCGGTCTCGCGCTTGCGGCGCTTCTTCGACTCGGCGCGATCCGCACCGGACTGCTTCTTGCGACTCACGGACACCCCGCCTGGCTCCAAGGGGCGCCATGGTAGGGGCACTCTCGCGGGGGCGCCGCCTTTTCAGGGCCCTCCGCGCAGTCCCGCTTCGCTGCGGATGCGGGGCAGTTGGGCGCCGCCTGCGTGGCGGCGCCCGACTGCCGCTACTGACTCGCGAGCACCACCAGGAGCATCTGCGCGAACTGGGACTCGCTGGTCACGCCCGCCATGGTGAGATAGTTCTGGAGCGGCGTCGGGAACCCGGTCTGCCCCATCGCCACGTACGTGAGCTGGCTCTGGTTGAAGGACCACTGCTCCATCGCCTGTTGTTGGGTGATCACCACCTTCTGCATGCCGCTCGGCAGCTGGACCACCGAGATCTCGAAGCCACCACCCGAGGCACCACCCCCCGCGCTGCCGCTACTGCTCGAGTAGCCGTTCACCCAGGCTTCGACGAACTCCTCTTGCATCGCGTCGCGAACCTCCTCGAGACCCTGGTCCATGATCGCGTCCTTCATCGCGCTCTTCTTCATGCGGTTCATTCGATCACCGCGGCTTCGCTCGCCCATCTTCGCCGGCTTCTGTTCGCCGACCTCCTGCATGCTCGCCACCTTCGCGTCCCCGACCTTTGCGAGGCGGCGTGCCAACTCCGGATCGGCCTGAGTCGCGCGACGCAGCACCTCTCCGCGGTAGGTGATGCGGGCCGCCTCCCGCACGCGTTCGACGGCGCCCCCGCGAGCGAGGTTGTGCTCCCGGAGCGCGACGCGCGGCGGAGCCGCGGCGCCCGACCAGCTGTTCCAGGGGTCGTCCTCCCGCAGCAGGAAGAGTTCGATACCTCCGCCGCCGGTTCCCAGCGCTCGAAATCCCTCGCGGACCATCACCTCGCGCGCGGCTTCGAGCGCAAGCGTTTTCACGCCAACGGCCCCGTGATACACGGCGACGCCCGGCCCCTTCCCGGAGAGATCCACGGCGAAGCGCGTGCCCTTCACGCTGACGACGATCTCGGGCGTGCGCACTTCGTAGCGCTTCCCCGGGCGACGCTTCACGTCGAAGAGTCCGGCGCCCGACTCCATGTCGAGGGTTTCCACGCTGCCCGTTGCCCCGGGCAGTCGCAGTACCGAATCACCGTAGAGGCGGACGGTAGAGCCCTGCCACACCAGCTCGACCTTGCCGTCGGAGCCGGTGCGCACGATGTCACCGGACTGCAGCGCCTCGCCCGCGCGCAGCGGCATCCAGACAGGAGGCTCGCCGCGTCCGCGCTCGACGGCGCCGCTGGCCGTCTCGACGGTCGCGAGATCTTCGGCCGCCACCCCGGCGGCTCCGAGAACACCGGCCAGAACCCAGAGGGCGGACCAGCGCACGGCCGCGCGCCCTTTCGTTCGATGCATGCTCGTCATTGGGTCTCCTTTCGTCGCCCCGCCGAGTGGATGGCCACGGCCCCGCGTGAGCCGCGGACGTCAAAGCGTCGAAATCCGGAATGCCACTCCGTAGATGGAGCGGTCGTAGTCGTAGAGGTCTGCGTTCGAGAAGCGCTGGAGGTAGGACCAGCGCAACTCGAGCTCGATCGGTTCGAAGATCGGTCGGCTGAGGACCACACTGCTGTCGAGCACCCAGTCCTCGCGCGGTTCGGCGCGCGCGAGGTCGCCCACCTGCAGTCGGTTCAGGAACTCGAGCAGGTTGTCGTTCGCGTAGCGCTCGGCCGCGAGGCTCGCGTTCGTCTGCAGCGCGAACGCGAAGGGCAAGGCGAAGCGGGTGCGGACACCGCCGCGATAGCGGTCGTGGTCGAAGTCTCCCTCGAACCCGAGCAGGTCGTCCTCGGACTCGGTCTCGCTGCGTTGCCAGTCGGCGTACCAACCCGCCCAGGCTTCGGAGAGCCCGGGGACCTGGAAGAAGTGCTCGAACCCGCCGCCGAAGCTGTTGCCGTCGCGCTCGAGCGACGTGAAGAGCGGACGGTCGTCGTAGCGCACCCAGGCGTAGTTGCCCCAGAGACGAAGCACACCCGCCTTCTCTCCGAAGCCGAACAGGAAGTTCGGTCGTAGATCCGTGCGCTGGAAGTAGGAACGATCGTCGAGGAAGCTGTGGCCGTATAGGCCGTCGAAGCGCAGCGAAGCACGCGGAGACAGGTTCCAGCGCAGCGAACCGGATCCCCCGACGTCGTGGCCGTCGAAGAGATCCTCTTCGCGGTAGTCGGTCCCTTCGTAGAAGGCACTGGTCACGAAACCGAAGCGTCGACTCGAGCCTTCGCCCGAGAGCGCCGGCAGCGGAACGTCCCAGGTCACCGCCGATCCCCAGGTCGCCGCGAAGTCCCCGTCGATGTCGACTCCCGGCACCGCGCCGCTCTCGAGCCGCACGTTGTCCTCGTACTGGACGCCCGCGTGGGCATCGATCTCGAGACCGTAGTAGCGGCGCTCGCGAAGCTGCTGGCGCAGGAGCAGGCGCGCCCCGTGCGCGGCATCGCCGTCCGGGTCGACGGCGATCGTCTCCTCGAGCAGGGCGTGGGCGGTTTCGAGGTCGTCGCGCTCGAGCCGACCCAGCGCGCGGAGCAGCAGCGCCTCGGAGGCCAGTTCGGGTGCGTAGTGGGCCGCGAAGCGGAACTGGGCA contains:
- the lepB gene encoding signal peptidase I, coding for MSRKKQSGADRAESKKRRKRETDDAAATELDGEELSPLAKFWEQVGPIFFAILIALGIRAVIIESYYVPSGSMLPTMYIGDHVFVSKFAYGARIPILDIPLPAVREPERGEIVVFHLGRGGEKERGRICPLDECPDFSAEGFVKRIVGLPGDTVEYRSGKLFLNGSPAEQVLQPKTFSDDRGEAHRLLTEDLDGCVHEILDHPRRPGLTQAPLTIPEDRYFVLGDNRDNSNDSRGWGTVHRMHLKGPVLINYWAWNNTYSWLAMLNPWTWIKLLWGEMYWDRIGMTYDCRG
- the selB gene encoding selenocysteine-specific translation elongation factor, encoding MGPAERRLILGTAGHIDHGKTALCRALTGVETDRLPEEKKRGITIELGFAPLDLPDGTRLGVVDVPGHEALVRTMVAGAAGIDLLLLVVAADEGVMPQTREHLAICSLLGIREGVVALTKIDLVDEEMLELASEEVRDLLAPTLLRDAPLLGVSSETGAGLDALREALSAAAQAADARTPRQGPPRLPIDRSFEMRGFGPVVTGTLLGSAFAVGDSVALLPGEERARIRGLQSHGESVERVEPGARCAVNLQGVALEDLSRGQVVSPVGALPTTTTLDVRLHWLPEAPDLEEPTSIAFLSGTTERLGRVAPIGAARLDAGGSGFARIHLEGEPVAVLPGDHFVLRGFARTAVGATLGGGTLLDIAPPHRRRSDPALVSDLEILERREPSSKVSVRVQRSGLAGVERETLARETGQLARTLDAILAEGERDGWVRVARERCISGDALDELESRLRSALDDYHRAEPLRPGMPAGALRGVLPDNVHPASVECALERLAASGEVVRESDHVRLASHRPSLDAESEKHCATLVERLGTAGLEAPSLRDLGEATGLDEGPLRDLLAHLAREGRIVPAPGDLWFDAAAVESLRDRVRAHFESNDALDTKAFKALIGTTRRTAVPLMELLDAERFTVRRGDVRLLRDAAQPRQS
- a CDS encoding FecR family protein; translation: MHRTKGRAAVRWSALWVLAGVLGAAGVAAEDLATVETASGAVERGRGEPPVWMPLRAGEALQSGDIVRTGSDGKVELVWQGSTVRLYGDSVLRLPGATGSVETLDMESGAGLFDVKRRPGKRYEVRTPEIVVSVKGTRFAVDLSGKGPGVAVYHGAVGVKTLALEAAREVMVREGFRALGTGGGGIELFLLREDDPWNSWSGAAAPPRVALREHNLARGGAVERVREAARITYRGEVLRRATQADPELARRLAKVGDAKVASMQEVGEQKPAKMGERSRGDRMNRMKKSAMKDAIMDQGLEEVRDAMQEEFVEAWVNGYSSSSGSAGGGASGGGFEISVVQLPSGMQKVVITQQQAMEQWSFNQSQLTYVAMGQTGFPTPLQNYLTMAGVTSESQFAQMLLVVLASQ
- the serS gene encoding serine--tRNA ligase; this translates as MLDPRSLAERRDEILESCRRRGVDADIDAAVAAQAQVVSLQTELNDANRQRNEHQAAGKKKLSPEERETHTQEGRRLKESVAAIEVRLTEAGATRDEALRGLPNFVHPDSPVGGEEDFTTLRTVGQPTRFDFEARDHLALGQALDLFDFESGAKVTGQKFYFLKNEAVLLELALQRLALEVAMRAGFRIFTTPDLARRRIVDAMAFSPRGPETQIYSVEGTDLDLIGTAEITLGGLYEDTVLDEDELPLKLAGISHCYRTEAGSAGRESKGLYRVHQFTKVEMFAFTRPEDSPAMHDELLAIEEEVFQALEVPYRVIDIATGDLGAPAYRKFDIEAWLPGRGEGGDYGEVTSTSNCTDFQARRLKTRFRRKDTKKNELVHTLNGTAVAISRALIAVLENHQQGDGSVVVPKALRPHTGFDRIGPR
- a CDS encoding tetratricopeptide repeat protein → MKRRVGLAVLLAWLAVAPSIAASSESTDRLAEAAAAHPEDPDLAWLLARELADAGETEAAIDQLRALVRRWPERRPGVRLLLGRLLSSQGQDAEAIPHLEGAVAQQPTSGPARFHLGLALRAVGRLEDADAQFRFAAHYAPELASEALLLRALGRLERDDLETAHALLEETIAVDPDGDAAHGARLLLRQQLRERRYYGLEIDAHAGVQYEDNVRLESGAVPGVDIDGDFAATWGSAVTWDVPLPALSGEGSSRRFGFVTSAFYEGTDYREEDLFDGHDVGGSGSLRWNLSPRASLRFDGLYGHSFLDDRSYFQRTDLRPNFLFGFGEKAGVLRLWGNYAWVRYDDRPLFTSLERDGNSFGGGFEHFFQVPGLSEAWAGWYADWQRSETESEDDLLGFEGDFDHDRYRGGVRTRFALPFAFALQTNASLAAERYANDNLLEFLNRLQVGDLARAEPREDWVLDSSVVLSRPIFEPIELELRWSYLQRFSNADLYDYDRSIYGVAFRISTL
- a CDS encoding ParA family protein; its protein translation is MSPKGGVGKSTLAANLAVYLRAAERELPILTFSLDDDPFLEEMLAEEPASTEADDVGAALAAESFAKAVRPGRFGVHFVRSAPQLGDDEGPPQAGRLRRILRASGVRGLVVIDTKSDLDGWTQHALAAADLTVVPVKDQASLRGAVRVFETLEGWGRPRTRARVVISLVDGRIQFPNGGEASMQHVLRSGLARAGLPVFDSFVSRSPKVEALATNPDGATTSILEGAAGSVVDGQLRALARELRQRLDALDPEPVPTPEVRPPGAGAPRRPSGWRSTTP